The Pseudodesulfovibrio sp. zrk46 genome contains a region encoding:
- a CDS encoding class I SAM-dependent methyltransferase codes for MSKDSSNIRTENGVVVGNVTEKRTVPNPIARYLVQQFDARISGLIKQVAPKHILEVGCGEGEIIKMALANTQAKIVGVDISDVVLDKARQNVSSDRVRLEKLSIYDVPETDAYQSELVVCCEVLEHLDDPEAGLRKLHALTTSHCILSVPREPLWCMLNMVRGSYLKSFGNTPGHIQHWGKKSFLSFVSQLFVIEKVYTPMPWTMVLCRKK; via the coding sequence ATGTCCAAAGACTCTTCCAATATTCGCACAGAAAATGGTGTGGTGGTCGGAAACGTTACCGAGAAGCGAACGGTGCCGAATCCCATTGCCCGGTATCTTGTCCAGCAGTTTGATGCCCGTATTTCAGGGTTGATAAAGCAGGTCGCCCCCAAACATATACTTGAAGTGGGCTGCGGCGAAGGTGAGATCATCAAAATGGCGCTGGCAAACACTCAGGCAAAGATCGTGGGTGTGGATATCTCCGACGTGGTGCTCGATAAGGCCCGGCAGAATGTCAGCAGCGACCGGGTGCGGCTGGAGAAGCTCAGCATATACGATGTGCCCGAGACCGATGCGTACCAGTCCGAACTGGTGGTCTGCTGCGAGGTACTGGAGCATCTGGATGACCCGGAAGCCGGCTTGCGCAAGCTGCATGCCTTGACCACATCCCATTGCATTCTGAGCGTGCCCCGCGAGCCTCTCTGGTGCATGCTGAATATGGTGCGTGGTTCCTACCTCAAGAGTTTCGGCAACACCCCCGGCCATATTCAACATTGGGGCAAGAAGTCGTTCCTCTCCTTTGTCTCCCAGTTGTTCGTCATAGAAAAGGTTTATACTCCAATGCCTTGGACTATGGTGTTATGCCGGAAGAAGTAG
- a CDS encoding class I SAM-dependent RNA methyltransferase: MSTFTKDAPILVTCPKAMPEYLEAELNGFGIMNTRPLDAGVEFSGSLEECMALNLWCRTGHRVLYELKRFTAVGPDDLYREVNEVQWSDYIRKDGYFRVDAVIRDTEVNDSRFAALKVKDAVADYFTSRSGVRPDSGPETKGVCLFLYWNGTRATLYLDTTGEPLPRRGYRKRPHKAPMQETLAAACILAGNWPELVKQDAHFIAPMCGAGTLAIEAALMAIHGAPGLLRDRFAFMSLVDYDEARWNEMIDEAEDAENPDFKGRIIATDHDPEAIEAARDNARIAGVGDFIEFSVCDFADTEVPEGPGLVMLNPEYGERLGDEQKLGPVYERIGDFFKQHCGGKTGFIFTGNANLAKQVGLRTKRRRIFYNAKIECRLLEYELYEGTRKNK, translated from the coding sequence ATGTCCACATTTACGAAAGACGCCCCTATCCTTGTCACCTGTCCCAAGGCCATGCCTGAGTATCTGGAGGCCGAGCTCAACGGCTTCGGCATCATGAACACCCGTCCGCTGGATGCTGGCGTGGAGTTCTCCGGCAGCCTTGAAGAGTGTATGGCACTCAACCTCTGGTGCCGCACCGGGCACCGTGTACTCTACGAGCTCAAACGTTTCACGGCCGTCGGTCCCGACGATCTGTATCGTGAGGTCAATGAGGTCCAGTGGAGCGACTACATTCGCAAGGACGGCTACTTCCGCGTGGATGCCGTGATCCGCGACACCGAGGTGAACGACTCCCGCTTCGCCGCTCTCAAGGTCAAGGACGCGGTGGCCGACTATTTCACCAGCCGCTCCGGCGTTCGTCCCGACTCCGGTCCAGAGACCAAGGGCGTCTGCCTTTTCCTCTACTGGAATGGCACCCGCGCCACCCTCTATCTCGACACCACGGGCGAGCCATTGCCCCGTCGCGGTTACCGCAAGCGCCCGCACAAGGCGCCCATGCAGGAGACTCTGGCAGCCGCCTGTATTCTGGCAGGCAACTGGCCCGAGCTCGTCAAGCAGGATGCCCACTTCATCGCGCCCATGTGTGGTGCCGGAACGCTGGCTATCGAGGCCGCGCTCATGGCTATCCACGGTGCGCCCGGTTTGCTCCGTGACCGTTTCGCCTTCATGTCCCTCGTGGATTATGACGAGGCGCGCTGGAACGAGATGATCGACGAAGCAGAAGATGCCGAGAACCCCGATTTCAAGGGGCGCATCATCGCCACCGACCATGATCCTGAGGCCATTGAAGCGGCCCGCGACAACGCCCGCATCGCCGGAGTCGGCGATTTCATCGAGTTCTCGGTTTGTGATTTTGCCGACACCGAAGTGCCTGAGGGGCCCGGTCTGGTGATGCTCAACCCTGAATACGGTGAGCGACTCGGTGACGAGCAGAAGCTCGGTCCCGTCTACGAGCGTATCGGCGATTTCTTCAAGCAGCACTGCGGCGGCAAGACCGGTTTTATCTTTACCGGCAACGCCAACCTCGCCAAGCAGGTGGGGTTACGCACCAAGCGTCGTCGCATCTTCTACAACGCCAAGATCGAGTGCCGTTTGTTGGAATACGAGCTGTACGAAGGGACGCGGAAGAATAAGTAA
- a CDS encoding YbhN family protein, with amino-acid sequence MPEEVGSLRRIRKIAGHLIVVVCLGFVGYQMVAYMPVLKERLATPGILPVLAGSSAVYAVFFLLLALGWHRLLFHLHSALPVFDSLYIYTRTSIAKYLPGNVGHFVGRNLVASRFGLSHRAVAASSLLEVLCQIAAALSICVWLELPFAMPLPPVVSFLITVLALLAFPVVVLRLLKRKQLEDTDDIAYLPFWRSITLVCIGDAVFFLSGGAILYMLAVNAGIDLPVGMWDFMPVYAVSWFLGLVTPGAPAGVGVREAVMITMLEPALGPADALAIAVLFRIATTVGDILFFGFSFLFQKRAAHARND; translated from the coding sequence ATGCCGGAAGAAGTAGGTAGCTTGCGGCGCATTCGCAAGATTGCCGGCCACCTCATAGTAGTCGTCTGTCTAGGATTTGTCGGCTACCAGATGGTCGCCTACATGCCAGTGCTCAAAGAGCGCCTGGCAACACCGGGGATACTCCCTGTACTGGCCGGAAGCAGTGCGGTTTATGCGGTCTTTTTTCTGCTGCTGGCTCTGGGGTGGCATCGCCTGCTGTTTCACCTCCACAGCGCATTACCCGTCTTCGATTCCCTGTATATCTATACCCGGACGTCCATAGCCAAGTATCTTCCGGGCAATGTCGGCCATTTTGTCGGACGCAATCTTGTGGCTTCCCGATTTGGCCTCTCCCACCGCGCAGTGGCGGCTTCTTCCTTGCTGGAAGTCCTCTGTCAGATCGCCGCGGCGCTCTCCATCTGCGTATGGCTGGAACTCCCCTTTGCCATGCCGTTGCCGCCGGTTGTCAGCTTTCTCATCACGGTGCTGGCCCTTCTGGCTTTCCCCGTAGTGGTGCTTCGCTTACTGAAAAGGAAGCAGCTTGAAGACACGGACGACATCGCCTACCTCCCGTTTTGGCGAAGCATCACCCTCGTCTGCATCGGGGATGCCGTATTCTTCCTTTCCGGCGGTGCCATTCTATATATGTTGGCCGTCAATGCCGGCATTGACCTGCCTGTTGGTATGTGGGATTTTATGCCGGTCTATGCTGTGTCATGGTTTCTCGGGCTGGTGACGCCTGGCGCTCCTGCCGGTGTCGGTGTCCGTGAGGCCGTCATGATCACCATGTTGGAGCCTGCACTGGGACCTGCGGATGCGCTTGCCATTGCCGTGCTGTTCCGCATTGCAACAACCGTCGGCGATATTTTGTTTTTCGGTTTCAGCTTTCTTTTTCAAAAACGTGCGGCGCATGCTCGCAATGACTAA
- a CDS encoding glycosyltransferase codes for MSDANRPLTDFWESLPEELKAKLRLGFTGKQHLLDIAGGCLRSGVSALQPIAADALLNAFAENPLSGEMAAELMSHDAIRGIMPEPPTAAMDALAANWQCPANTSYLERLLQQRNMGKLKHFIEQSAAKEPGNLFWREQAVTFGLIDNDIEWVASMLDFTPPEGMAPLIANVHVRLDFLRGKCSDAARLAHDLGDTFGPVYPGMTAGLCMLNDSDPASANLLLLQSLAKAPWNTSLLLRVHDLLTGRDNDRRPINGSVAILLYSWNKAIELDATLRSLYESELSGASLFVLDNGSTDTTPKMLESWQGRFTNLLGEDRFQIISLPVNVGAPAARNWLMHHPPVGSHDFICYLDDDVELPADWLLKLGAAIRHYPDAGVWGCKVLDDANTALIQSADSHLQVSPDAPPLDLTATDPNPFRLSNLHVQTMDSGLFDHLRPCASVTGCCHIFRTEGLMESGDFAIHLSPTQYDDMEHDLRLCKESLFPVYQGHLGIRHKKRTGMASHTSMQEEGNALGNKYKMQTMHTHEELLEAAQKEQKVLDDDLLTKIKVVEQVLAG; via the coding sequence ATGTCTGACGCGAATCGCCCTTTGACTGACTTTTGGGAGTCACTGCCTGAAGAACTCAAGGCAAAACTCCGCCTCGGTTTTACGGGCAAGCAACACCTTCTGGATATCGCGGGCGGCTGCCTGCGCTCCGGCGTTTCCGCCCTCCAACCCATTGCTGCTGACGCGCTCCTCAACGCCTTTGCCGAGAACCCGTTAAGCGGGGAGATGGCCGCCGAGTTGATGAGCCACGATGCCATCCGGGGCATTATGCCCGAGCCGCCCACTGCGGCCATGGATGCGCTGGCTGCCAACTGGCAGTGCCCAGCCAATACCAGCTATTTGGAGCGCCTGCTGCAACAGCGAAACATGGGCAAGCTCAAGCACTTCATTGAACAGTCTGCCGCCAAGGAACCGGGCAATCTCTTCTGGCGTGAGCAGGCCGTGACCTTCGGCCTCATCGATAACGACATCGAGTGGGTGGCCTCCATGCTCGACTTCACTCCGCCTGAAGGTATGGCACCGTTGATCGCCAACGTGCATGTTCGGCTCGACTTCCTGCGCGGAAAATGCAGCGATGCAGCCCGCCTCGCCCATGACCTCGGCGACACCTTTGGTCCGGTCTACCCGGGCATGACTGCGGGCCTCTGCATGCTCAACGACAGCGACCCGGCCTCGGCCAACCTGCTCCTGCTTCAATCACTGGCAAAAGCTCCTTGGAATACCAGCCTGCTCCTGCGTGTGCATGACCTCCTCACCGGGCGAGACAATGATCGCCGCCCCATCAATGGTTCGGTCGCCATTCTGCTGTACTCGTGGAACAAGGCCATTGAGCTCGACGCCACGCTCCGCTCTCTGTACGAATCCGAGCTGTCCGGCGCGTCCCTGTTCGTCCTCGACAACGGCTCCACCGACACCACGCCCAAGATGCTTGAATCCTGGCAGGGACGGTTCACCAATCTTCTCGGCGAGGACCGCTTTCAGATCATCAGCCTGCCCGTCAATGTGGGAGCGCCCGCTGCGCGCAACTGGCTGATGCATCATCCGCCCGTAGGGAGTCACGATTTCATCTGCTATCTCGACGACGATGTGGAACTGCCCGCCGACTGGCTGCTCAAGCTCGGCGCGGCCATTCGCCACTATCCCGATGCAGGAGTCTGGGGCTGCAAGGTCCTTGACGACGCCAACACCGCCCTGATCCAGAGTGCGGACAGTCACCTTCAGGTCAGCCCGGATGCGCCGCCGCTGGACCTGACGGCCACTGATCCCAATCCATTCCGGCTCTCCAACCTCCATGTTCAGACCATGGATTCCGGGCTGTTCGACCATCTCCGCCCCTGCGCCTCGGTCACGGGCTGCTGCCATATTTTCCGCACCGAAGGGCTCATGGAGTCCGGCGACTTCGCCATTCACCTTTCGCCCACCCAGTACGACGACATGGAGCACGACCTGCGCCTTTGCAAGGAAAGTCTCTTCCCGGTCTATCAGGGCCACCTCGGCATCCGCCACAAGAAGCGCACCGGCATGGCCTCCCACACCTCCATGCAGGAAGAAGGCAACGCCCTTGGCAACAAGTACAAGATGCAGACCATGCACACTCATGAAGAATTGCTTGAGGCCGCCCAAAAGGAGCAGAAAGTGCTGGATGACGACTTGCTGACGAAGATCAAGGTCGTGGAACAGGTCTTGGCCGGTTAG
- a CDS encoding DMT family transporter: MSKLDSTTSNMTDSTIQRMGFMEWAMLITLSILWGGSFFFNAVALRGLPPLAVVWGRVFIGCLGLGCLLAFSSIQVRPHLHRWRDFLVMGILNTAIPFSLIVWGQQHIQSGLAAVINATTPAFTILVANFFTTDERASLNKFAGAALGLGGVIMLIGTDAISGFGNHVLGQAAIMGAALSYACSATYARRLQGIPSMITACGQLTASTIVMLPIMLYLVRPWELPTPGIDVIGAVVGLGLLCSALAYILFFRILSRAGATNVQLVTLLIPFSASTLGIAFLGEPFTWRLVIGMLIVSTAALMIDGRLRLRR; encoded by the coding sequence ATGAGCAAACTGGATTCGACCACATCAAACATGACTGACAGCACAATACAACGCATGGGATTCATGGAATGGGCCATGCTCATCACCCTCTCCATCCTCTGGGGCGGATCATTTTTCTTCAATGCCGTCGCCCTGCGAGGCCTGCCGCCACTGGCCGTTGTCTGGGGCCGTGTCTTCATCGGCTGTCTGGGCCTCGGGTGTCTGCTCGCCTTCAGCTCCATTCAGGTGCGCCCGCACTTACATCGCTGGCGTGATTTTCTCGTCATGGGCATTCTCAACACCGCCATCCCTTTCTCGCTCATCGTCTGGGGGCAACAGCACATCCAGAGCGGGCTCGCCGCAGTCATCAACGCCACCACACCCGCCTTCACCATCCTCGTCGCCAACTTCTTCACCACTGACGAGCGCGCCTCGCTCAACAAGTTCGCTGGCGCGGCCCTCGGTCTCGGTGGCGTCATCATGCTCATCGGCACAGACGCCATCTCCGGTTTCGGTAATCACGTTCTCGGTCAGGCCGCCATCATGGGTGCCGCCCTTTCCTATGCCTGCTCAGCCACCTATGCCCGACGTCTCCAAGGCATTCCGTCCATGATCACTGCCTGCGGGCAGCTCACGGCCTCCACCATCGTGATGCTACCCATCATGCTGTACCTCGTCCGGCCATGGGAGTTGCCGACACCCGGCATTGATGTCATCGGTGCGGTCGTCGGCCTCGGGTTGCTGTGTTCCGCCTTGGCCTACATTCTCTTTTTCCGCATTCTGTCCCGAGCCGGAGCGACCAATGTGCAGCTCGTCACGTTGCTCATCCCCTTTTCCGCGTCCACGCTCGGCATCGCCTTTCTGGGCGAGCCCTTCACATGGCGGCTCGTCATCGGCATGCTCATCGTTTCCACTGCCGCGCTCATGATTGATGGACGGTTGCGCCTGCGGCGCTAG
- a CDS encoding transporter substrate-binding domain-containing protein — translation MTCLLFLSAVCSSHALAATIDPSLELTFAEKRYLMNKGELTYVCDPNWLPYERINLNGEHEGVAADYMNLLSERLGVPFRLIPTKTWAQSVLLAKAGKCDLVTMLNKTPEREEFLDFTEPYFTCPVILMRPEEFSLESLDDLHGKTVAVVKGYRQEEEFQRDHPEIKLLIVKSSEDGILAVKNGKAAASVATLVEAYHFTRVHRINELKPTKWAVDHDYHRVGVRKNDPLLLSIMRKAVSSLTEEDRHRVEEVWISVGATESEKGLPRWVILFGVGGLVVIFAWLILARKAH, via the coding sequence ATGACGTGTCTGCTTTTCCTGAGTGCGGTTTGTTCGTCCCATGCTCTTGCAGCAACGATTGATCCTTCCCTTGAACTGACCTTTGCCGAAAAAAGGTACCTCATGAACAAGGGGGAGCTGACGTACGTTTGCGATCCCAATTGGCTGCCCTATGAACGCATCAACTTGAATGGCGAGCATGAGGGTGTGGCTGCAGATTACATGAATCTGCTGTCAGAAAGGCTCGGCGTCCCATTCCGTTTGATCCCGACCAAGACATGGGCCCAGAGCGTGCTGCTGGCCAAGGCCGGAAAATGCGACTTGGTCACCATGCTGAACAAGACTCCGGAGCGTGAGGAGTTTCTTGATTTCACGGAGCCGTATTTCACTTGTCCTGTCATTCTCATGCGGCCTGAAGAATTCTCTCTCGAAAGTCTGGATGACCTGCATGGCAAAACCGTGGCCGTGGTGAAAGGGTACCGGCAGGAAGAGGAATTCCAGCGTGATCATCCCGAGATCAAACTCCTGATCGTGAAGTCGTCAGAAGATGGTATCCTCGCAGTGAAAAATGGCAAAGCCGCGGCCTCTGTCGCCACCTTGGTGGAGGCCTACCACTTCACCCGCGTCCATAGGATCAATGAACTGAAACCCACCAAGTGGGCCGTGGATCATGATTATCACCGTGTCGGGGTGCGGAAGAACGATCCCCTGTTGCTGTCCATCATGCGAAAGGCCGTCAGCTCCCTTACTGAAGAGGATAGGCACCGGGTCGAAGAAGTCTGGATATCTGTCGGTGCGACTGAGTCGGAAAAGGGGCTTCCCAGATGGGTCATTCTCTTTGGTGTTGGTGGGCTTGTGGTGATCTTTGCCTGGCTGATTCTTGCCAGAAAGGCACACTGA
- a CDS encoding glycosyltransferase family 2 protein, translating to MKLIIQIPCLNEEKTLGIALAALPREVEGFDTVEWLIIDDGSTDNTVEVAKQHGVDHVVSHVHNLGLARGFMTGLNACLELGADVIVNTDADNQYCADDIPLLTKPIIEGKSDIVIGTRPISDIDHFSPLKKKLQKLGSWAVRQASGTEVEDAPSGFRAISREAAMQLNVFNNYTYTIETIIQAGQKNMAISSVPVRVNEDLRPSRLVKSIPAYVKRSIFTIVRVFATYRPFSFFMSLAAVLFGLGLLLGLRFLYFLATGDGDGHVQSVILSGVLLGMGLQTGLIAFVADLISVNRRLLEQIRYSQKKQSMDDEADKED from the coding sequence ATGAAATTAATCATACAGATTCCCTGCCTGAACGAAGAAAAAACCCTGGGTATTGCCTTGGCTGCCCTGCCCCGTGAAGTCGAAGGATTCGACACTGTGGAGTGGCTCATCATTGATGACGGCTCCACCGACAACACCGTTGAGGTCGCCAAACAGCACGGCGTGGACCACGTGGTTTCCCATGTCCACAATCTTGGCCTGGCAAGGGGCTTCATGACCGGCCTGAATGCGTGCCTGGAGCTGGGAGCCGACGTCATCGTGAACACCGATGCCGACAACCAGTACTGCGCCGATGATATACCGCTGCTCACCAAGCCGATCATTGAGGGCAAATCCGATATCGTTATCGGCACGCGCCCCATCAGCGATATCGATCATTTTTCGCCCCTGAAGAAGAAGCTCCAGAAGCTCGGCAGCTGGGCCGTTCGTCAGGCCAGCGGTACCGAGGTGGAGGATGCCCCCAGCGGTTTCCGCGCCATCAGCCGCGAGGCGGCCATGCAGTTGAACGTCTTCAACAACTACACCTACACTATCGAGACCATCATTCAGGCAGGCCAGAAAAATATGGCCATCTCTTCCGTGCCGGTCCGGGTGAACGAAGACCTGCGTCCGTCCCGACTGGTGAAGAGCATTCCCGCCTATGTGAAGCGTTCCATCTTCACCATTGTCCGTGTCTTTGCCACGTATCGTCCGTTCAGCTTTTTCATGTCGCTGGCTGCAGTCCTCTTTGGTCTCGGTCTGTTGCTGGGCTTGCGGTTCCTCTATTTTCTCGCCACCGGTGACGGCGACGGGCATGTGCAGTCGGTCATTCTCTCCGGTGTGCTGCTGGGTATGGGTCTCCAGACCGGTCTGATCGCGTTTGTGGCCGATCTCATCAGCGTGAACCGTCGCCTGCTTGAGCAGATACGGTATTCGCAGAAGAAACAGTCCATGGACGACGAAGCCGATAAAGAAGACTAA
- a CDS encoding STAS domain-containing protein, with protein sequence MIESKENGITILAVGGNLDAEGTQAMEEKVVGLLESGETSLLFDFSDLDYINSSGLRVLVLAYQRLKKSSGKVAICGIKDYIQEVFEVSGYDKIFPLYPNKNDALGGM encoded by the coding sequence ATGATAGAATCCAAGGAAAACGGCATCACCATCCTGGCCGTGGGCGGCAATCTTGACGCCGAGGGCACTCAGGCAATGGAGGAAAAGGTCGTGGGTCTGCTGGAGAGTGGCGAGACCAGTCTTCTTTTTGATTTTTCCGATCTCGACTACATCAACAGCTCCGGTCTCCGCGTGTTGGTGCTCGCTTACCAACGTCTGAAGAAGTCGTCCGGCAAGGTCGCCATCTGCGGCATCAAGGACTACATTCAGGAAGTCTTCGAGGTCTCCGGCTACGACAAGATTTTTCCCCTCTACCCCAACAAGAACGACGCTCTTGGTGGGATGTAG
- a CDS encoding sigma-54 dependent transcriptional regulator, producing the protein MTARTVLFIAEPQSVTAIFPTLKEAGLQAGLADNITGALGFIKKSKPCLVFCRPQLQGFNVEALLEQSSTIEGFPPVVVFSATGSAEEATRYLELGARDFWLEPLVWDKIKLILPEEAPEPEPAPEPVSPAAPSAPAAAITTPGAPGRFQIIGRHPAVLRVLALAKQVAKSKATVLISGESGTGKEMFARYLHHNSDRIDKPFVAINCAALPEHLLESELFGHEKGAFTGAINRKLGKFELANGGTILLDEITEMDLGLQAKLLRVLQESEFDRVGGVETVNVDVRVLATTNRDIEGTVNEGKFRQDLFYRLNVIPLKLPALSQRGEDVVLLAEYFVNKFGATYGLGQLAFTEEAKKWLMSYDWPGNVRELQNLMERAVLLAGAGPIQPKHFLMGDEQWTPDDLASVDADQQAVSSAPPPSSAAEALSVMPIHEMEKRLILKSLQETTGNRTRAAELLGISVRTLRNKLNEYKKQGVDV; encoded by the coding sequence ATGACGGCCAGAACAGTGCTTTTCATCGCGGAGCCGCAGTCCGTGACCGCTATCTTTCCCACCCTCAAGGAGGCGGGATTGCAGGCAGGCTTGGCGGACAACATCACCGGTGCACTCGGATTTATCAAAAAGTCCAAACCGTGCCTCGTCTTTTGTCGACCCCAACTGCAGGGGTTCAATGTAGAGGCGCTTCTTGAACAGTCCAGCACCATTGAAGGATTCCCGCCCGTCGTCGTCTTTTCCGCCACCGGCAGTGCCGAAGAAGCCACTCGCTATCTGGAACTCGGCGCACGCGATTTTTGGCTTGAGCCCCTCGTCTGGGACAAGATCAAGCTCATTCTTCCCGAAGAAGCGCCCGAACCGGAACCGGCTCCCGAGCCCGTCAGTCCTGCTGCTCCGTCAGCCCCGGCCGCGGCCATAACCACACCTGGTGCGCCCGGCAGATTCCAGATCATCGGTCGTCATCCCGCTGTCCTTCGCGTCCTCGCGCTGGCCAAGCAGGTGGCCAAATCCAAAGCCACGGTCCTTATCTCCGGCGAATCCGGTACTGGTAAGGAGATGTTCGCTCGCTACCTGCATCACAACTCCGATCGCATCGACAAGCCGTTCGTTGCCATCAACTGCGCGGCCCTGCCTGAGCATCTGCTTGAGTCCGAGCTGTTCGGTCACGAAAAAGGGGCGTTCACCGGAGCCATCAATCGCAAGCTCGGTAAGTTCGAGCTGGCCAACGGTGGCACCATTCTCCTTGATGAAATCACCGAGATGGATCTGGGGTTGCAGGCCAAACTCCTCCGCGTATTGCAGGAGTCTGAATTTGATCGCGTGGGCGGCGTTGAGACCGTCAATGTGGATGTTCGCGTGCTTGCCACCACCAACCGCGACATTGAAGGAACCGTCAACGAAGGCAAGTTCCGTCAGGATTTGTTCTATCGCCTGAACGTCATTCCGCTCAAGCTTCCCGCACTTTCTCAGCGCGGCGAAGATGTGGTGCTTCTCGCCGAATATTTCGTGAACAAGTTTGGTGCGACCTACGGGCTCGGCCAGCTTGCCTTTACCGAGGAAGCCAAGAAGTGGCTCATGTCCTATGACTGGCCGGGCAATGTCCGCGAACTCCAGAATCTCATGGAGCGTGCCGTATTGCTCGCCGGAGCAGGCCCCATTCAGCCCAAGCATTTCCTTATGGGCGACGAGCAGTGGACGCCCGACGATCTTGCCTCGGTGGACGCCGATCAACAGGCCGTCAGTTCTGCGCCGCCGCCGTCATCCGCAGCCGAGGCCCTTTCCGTTATGCCCATCCATGAGATGGAGAAGCGCCTCATCCTCAAGTCGCTGCAAGAGACCACCGGCAACCGTACCCGCGCGGCAGAGTTGCTCGGCATCTCCGTGCGCACCCTTCGTAACAAGCTCAACGAATACAAGAAACAAGGCGTCGACGTTTAA